Proteins encoded within one genomic window of Humulus lupulus chromosome 1, drHumLupu1.1, whole genome shotgun sequence:
- the LOC133812934 gene encoding dehydrodolichyl diphosphate synthase 6-like, producing METMSGMIDQLLKGLAIFVVKCLFRVISVGPVPEHIAFVMDGNRRFAKKQNEATIAGHKAGYSSMVTMLGYCYELGVKYVTVYAFSIDNFKRSPEEVENLMDLFQEKFERILEHDSIVHRHRIRVYLIGNLKLLSEPVRVAAEKVMKATAKNNKGSLLICVAYTSCDEIVHAIQESCKSKKYEIQTSKDSVDKKMNGLVVHELEEHEDKPKDHAAEPCNEVCEKQMNIPTIKLVDIEKHMYMAVVPDPDIVIRSSGENRLSNFLLWQTANCPLYSPAALWPELGLWHLVWAVLNFQRSYQYLEKNKKKI from the coding sequence ATGGAGACAATGAGTGGAATGATAGACCAACTATTGAAAGGATTGGCTATATTTGTAGTGAAATGTTTGTTCAGGGTTATATCTGTTGGTCCAGTGCCTGAACACATCGCCTTCGTCATGGATGGTAACCGAAGGTTCGCCAAGAAGCAGAACGAGGCCACAATAGCTGGCCATAAAGCAGGGTATTCATCGATGGTCACCATGCTTGGGTACTGCTATGAGTTGGGAGTGAAGTATGTAACAGTATATGCCTTTAGCATTGACAATTTCAAGAGAAGCCCTGAAGAAGTTGAGAATTTAATGGATCTGTTTCAGGAAAAGTTTGAGAGGATTTTGGAACATGACAGCATTGTGCACCGACATCGTATTCGAGTATATTTAATTGGTAACTTGAAACTGCTGAGTGAGCCTGTGAGAGTTGCTGCTGAGAAAGTGATGAAAGCTACTGCCAAAAACAACAAAGGCAGTCTTTTAATTTGTGTGGCTTATACGTCATGTGATGAAATCGTGCATGCCATTCAAGAATCCTGCAAATCCAAAAAATACGAAATTCAAACAAGCAAGGACAGCGTTGATAAGAAGATGAATGGTTTAGTTGTTCATGAGCTTGAAGAACATGAAGATAAGCCTAAGGATCATGCAGCTGAGCCTTGCAATGAAGTGTGTGAGAAGCAAATGAATATTCCTACTATAAAGTTGGTGGATATAGAGAAGCACATGTACATGGCTGTAGTGCCTGATCCAGACATTGTGATAAGAAGTTCAGGCGAAAACCGTCTGAGTAATTTCCTTCTTTGGCAGACTGCCAACTGTCCACTGTACTCACCTGCTGCTCTGTGGCCAGAGTTGGGTTTATGGCACTTGGTTTGGGCAGTTCTTAACTTCCAGCGAAGCTACCAATATTTGGAGAAGAACAAGAAAAAGATATAA